The genome window GGCAACCGCGTGAACGGCGTCATCGCCCTTGGACGGCCGCTGGGGACCGAGGCGGCGGCCGGCAAGAATCCCGTGAGTCACGTGGGAAAGATCTATACGATCCTCGCCCACCGGCTGGCGCGGGAAATCTGCGAGGAAATCGAAGGGGTCAGGGAGGCCCACGTCCTGCTCCTGAGCCGCATCGGCACCCCCATCGACCGGCCGGCCATGGCGGCGGTCCAGCTTCTCCCCGAGCGGGGACGGCGGGTGGCAGATGTGGCCCGGAGGGCCGAGGACATCGTCGGAAGGGGACTGGCGACCATTGGCGACTTCTGCCTGGAGCTTGCCGAAGGCCGTCACCCGGTCTGCTGACGAAAGGAACTCCTGCGTGCTCAAATGGCTTTTTCTGACCGTGGGCGTCATCGCAACCGGCTTCGGCATCATCGGCATCTTTCTTCCGCTGGTGCCGACAACGCCGTTTCTTCTGCTGGCCGCGGCCTGCTTCGCGCGCAGTTCGGAGCGCTTCCACCGCTGGCTCGTGGAACACGCCCACCTGGGACCCATGGTCCGGGGCTATCTGGAAGGGACCGGCATCCCCCGGCGCGCCAAGACGGTTGCCATTGCCATGGTCTGGCTGACCGTCCCCCCGTCGGCCTTTCTGGTGGTGCCGCTGCCGTGGGTGCGGATGCTTCTCCTCGCCATCGCCATAGGGGTGACGATCTACCTTGCCCGGTTCCCCACTGCGCCGACCGATGCCCCATGACCCCCTGAACCCTCGCCGGCAGACGGCGGAACATTCACAAACGAGCCACCCACGGCCCCCTATCGCGTATTCGGCGACTTTTTCAGGGAACTATCGGCCTTTTCACGCTTTTTGACTAAACTATCCGCTCTCCCCGCCGATATATTGTATACGGCCTGGCGTTATCATTTAGTTACGGGGGAGCGACAATGGTGTCACTATGGAATTTTTATCTCAATTTTTCGGTAAAGGCCCGTCTGGCCACGCTCTGCTTCTGCTACAGCGTCTGCATCGCCGCAACGGCGCTGGCCGCCCAAGCTGATTCGGCCCTCATCAAGTACGGAGCCGTGGTCCTCTTCATCGTCCTGGGGGGCATCTTCGGCTGGATCAACATCTGGTCCATCAACCGGCCGATCCAGAGGGCCATCGGTTACCTGCAGACCATGGCGCGGGGCGACCTGAGCCAGGAAATCACCGTGTTCCGCAAGAACGAGTTCAGCAGGATGCTCCTGACCATGCGGGAACTCCAGGGCTCCATGCGCGAGATCATCGCCGGCATCCAGACCACGGCGGCTGACCTGTCCGCCGCCTCTGACCTGCTCCGCACCACCTCATCGCAGATTGCCGAAGGAACCGACCACGCCTCCCAGGAATCCGAGTCCATCACCACGGCGGTGGATGAAATGGCCTCGGTGAGCCTGGCAATCTCGCACAACTGTCAGAAAATGGCCGAGGAGGCATCGGGCACTGGCCACGCCACCGAAAGCGGCACGGAAACCATCTCCCGGATGACCACCATCATGGAGGCGGTCGAGCAGATGGTGTCCGGCACCATGGCGGCGGTCAACGCGCTGGGCGCCAATTCCGAACGGATCGGCGACATCATCACCGCCATCAGGGACATCGCCGACCAGACCAACCTGCTGGCGCTCAACGCCGCCATCGAGGCGGCCCGAGCCGGCGAGCAGGGACGCGGCTTCGCCGTGGTGGCCGACGAGGTGCGCAACCTCGCCGAACGGACCACCTCGTCCACCAGGGAAATCCAGTCCATCATCGGCGCGCTGCAGGGCGACGTCAAAAACGTCATGGGACTCATGGAGCAGAGCTCCGACAGCGTCCGCAACGGCACCCGGGACATGCATCTCTCCCGCCAGGCCATCGGGGCCATCAAGGAGCACATTGCCCCCCTCATCGACCACGTTTCCCAGGTGGCCATCGCGGCGGAAGAGCAGTCGGCCACCACCGCCAGCATCACGGAGAACATCCACCGCATCGCCCTGGTGATCCGCGACGCAGCCCAGGGAGCCCAGCAGACGGAAACCGCGGCGGCCGACCTTGCGCAGTCGGCGGTGGAGCTCCAGCGGATGGTCAACCGCTTCAAACTGTCGGCCTGACGAGCGTCTTTCCCGGCCCCGGAAGTACCCTCTTCACACAACAAAGGCCGCCCCATTCCGGGCGGCCTTTTCCATTGCATCAATCCCTCTCCCCCTTAGCCGATGGGGTTGCCGCGGGTCTCCGCATCGTAGATGGTGAGCAGCGTTTCGGGCGTCAGGAAGCAGACTTCGGTCCGCTCGCCCCCTTTTCCGCCGTGAACCCATTCCACGGTATCGCCGGATTCGCCGTGCCTGACGGTCAGGCGTTCGCCCGTGATCCGCTTCACCTCGTCCACCATGTCCTTCATGGTGAGCAGTTCGACCCCCCCGATCTCCTCGTCGCTGGAGAGTCTCTCCAGGAACTTGTCGACCAGGTCATAGTCGAGGAAGTCGTTTTCCTTCCGCCACCACCGCACGAAACGGTGCTCGCCGGAGACACTCTCGGTTACAAGCTTTCTGACGTCCGTCCCTTTCATGGCGATCCTCCTTTCCGTCCGCTCCCGGCCCATCGGGAACGGAAGTCCGCGGGCCATGATCTCTGCCGGTGTATCCGCGTCTGGTTACATTATACCTCAAAAGGACGACCGGTGAATATGGTTATCAAAATAATATCGGGACCCGTTCTGTCAGCGGGGCCGCCGGGGGCTTCCGGACCGTTGGCGCGACGGCCCCGAGGCGGGCGCTCCCTGGCCCGGCTGCCGCCGGCCCGGGTCCTTGGGATGGGACGGCCGGCCGGACGCCGCGGGGGATGCCGCTGTGCCCCCTTTCTTGGGTTGGCTTGCGTGGGGGCGAGCCTGGCGCGGCTCCCGGGGGGGACGGGCGAATTCCACATCCTTTTTCGGCGCCGGCACCGAGTAGTCGAAGCCCTGCACGGTACGGCGCTCGATGGTGGCACCGAGGCTCCGCTCGATGGCACGTACCATGGCCCCGTCGTCGGAGGTCACCAGGGTGAAGGCGTCGCCGCTGCGGGCCGCGCGGCCGGTGCGGCCGATCCGGTGGATGTATGCCTCGGCCGTGTCGGGGATGTCATAGTTGATCACGTGGGACACCTGGCTCACGTCGATGCCGCGGGCCGCAATATCGGTGGCCACCAGGATCTGGAAGGTGCCGTCCCGGAAGCCGTCCAGGGCTGCCTGGCGCCGGTTCTGGGAGAGGTTCCCCTGGAGGGATGCCGCCCGGTAGCCGGCCTTTTCCAACTGTTCGCCCAGGCGCTTGGCCCGGTGCTTGGTGCGGGTGAAGATCAGCACCGACTCGGTGTCCGTGTGGCGGAGAAGCTCCATGAGCAGCGGTGTCTTCAGATGCTGCTCCACCGGGTAGAGGGCATGGGTTACGGTGACCGCCGGGGCCACGTTCCCCACCTGCACCGTCACCGGGTCCACCAGGATATCCTGGGCCAGCTTGCGGATGTCGATGGGCATGGTGGCCGAGAAGAGCAGCGTCTGCC of Geobacter anodireducens contains these proteins:
- a CDS encoding chemotaxis protein — its product is MVSLWNFYLNFSVKARLATLCFCYSVCIAATALAAQADSALIKYGAVVLFIVLGGIFGWINIWSINRPIQRAIGYLQTMARGDLSQEITVFRKNEFSRMLLTMRELQGSMREIIAGIQTTAADLSAASDLLRTTSSQIAEGTDHASQESESITTAVDEMASVSLAISHNCQKMAEEASGTGHATESGTETISRMTTIMEAVEQMVSGTMAAVNALGANSERIGDIITAIRDIADQTNLLALNAAIEAARAGEQGRGFAVVADEVRNLAERTTSSTREIQSIIGALQGDVKNVMGLMEQSSDSVRNGTRDMHLSRQAIGAIKEHIAPLIDHVSQVAIAAEEQSATTASITENIHRIALVIRDAAQGAQQTETAAADLAQSAVELQRMVNRFKLSA
- a CDS encoding RNA helicase, whose amino-acid sequence is MDFTSFGFHPAVAGGVAAAGYETPTPIQAQAIPAVMAGRDVMGLAQTGTGKTAAFALPILHRLQQGERGCVRALVIAPTRELAEQINDSFVTLGRQTRLRSVTVYGGVGVNPQVQKLKAGAEVVVACPGRLLDHIAQGTIDLSRLEVLVLDEADQMFDMGFLPDIRRVLKHLPPRRQTLLFSATMPIDIRKLAQDILVDPVTVQVGNVAPAVTVTHALYPVEQHLKTPLLMELLRHTDTESVLIFTRTKHRAKRLGEQLEKAGYRAASLQGNLSQNRRQAALDGFRDGTFQILVATDIAARGIDVSQVSHVINYDIPDTAEAYIHRIGRTGRAARSGDAFTLVTSDDGAMVRAIERSLGATIERRTVQGFDYSVPAPKKDVEFARPPREPRQARPHASQPKKGGTAASPAASGRPSHPKDPGRRQPGQGAPASGPSRQRSGSPRRPR